From one Triticum aestivum cultivar Chinese Spring chromosome 4B, IWGSC CS RefSeq v2.1, whole genome shotgun sequence genomic stretch:
- the LOC123093599 gene encoding protein NLP1 yields the protein MEHPMQRSDEGGLRGSSMRADMDELDLMEEFLLASPGPDFPEFLHPGGASPSPFSPLFDLGSTITTAPAAGGGDDDGEDGGEESRRAWLIQPQEAPASVKERLGRALQGIASRSRGAAGELLVQVWVPTCIGDRQVLTTCGQPFWLDRRSDRLESYRTVSVKYQFSADETSCAELGLPGRVFVGRVPEWTPDVRLFTDNEYPRVRYAQHFDIRGSVAMPVFERRTGACLGVVELVMTTQKINYNAEIDNICNALKEVDLRGSDVSSDPRAQVIDASHRAIVPELVHVLRAVCETHKLPLAQTWIPCVCQAKRASRHSDEKYKYCVSTVDEACYVRDAAMTGFHQACSEHHLFRGEGVVGTALGTNEPCFCPDITAYSKVQYPLSHYAKLFGLRAAVAIRLRSVKTGSMDLILEFFLPSNCINSEEQGSMLNSLSNTIQQASCTLRVVGVKELANDGSPESSSPTPPEVCDKPAEILDELHTSGINIPARTRSVDASEEVSSWIASLVDVQNSGAQGETDCGLPFGLRKQEDEGFSVTAGWPTSPVLVPEDKSFFPGFTKHEEYEVKGSPFSSDRSLSNSDKVIEKRRTKIEKTVSLQELRKHFAGSLKEAAKNLGVCPTTLKRICRHHGIDRWPSRKIKKVGHSLKKLQMVIDSVHGAEGTVRLSSLYENFTKTTWSERELQGDLSYPASEQKVQLEPSVPDRQCESRFSPHTSGSNSLSSTYSQSSNSSLGCSSEPKPQQQQSSAPQLAVKQEFFMEENQSSTQMKAASHDELRLFTEEKPVTLCRSQSHMLFSEHKPMANMSGMQEAKPDSLKIKAMYGEERCIFRLQPSWGFEKLKEEIAKRFGISQEVYDLKYLDDESEWVLLTCDADLLECIDVYKSSSAKTVRISVNPAVQPILRGSFG from the exons ATGGAGCATCCGATGCAAAGGAGCGACGAGGGCGGCCTGCGGGGCAGCAGCATGCGTGCCGACATGGACGAGCTGGATCTCATGGAGGAGTTCCTGCTGGCGTCGCCCGGGCCCGACTTCCCCGAGTTCCTGCACCCCGGCGGCGCCTCGCCGAGCCCCTTCTCCCCGCTGTTCGACCTCGGCAGCACCATCACCACCGCCCCGGCCGCcggaggcggcgacgacgacggcgaggacgGGGGCGAGGAGTCGCGCCGCGCGTGGCTGATCCAGCCGCAGGAGGCGCCGGCCTCGGTGAAGGAGCGGCTGGGGCGCGCGCTGCAGGGCATCGCGTCGCGGTCGCGCGGCGCGGCGGGCGAGCTGCTGGTGCAGGTGTGGGTGCCCACGTGCATCGGCGACCGCCAGGTGCTCACCACCTGCGGCCAGCCCTTCTGGCTCGACCGCCGCAGCGACCGCCTCGAGAGCTACCGCACCGTGTCCGTCAAGTACCAGTTCTCCGCCGACGAGACCTCCTGCGCTGAGCTGGGGCTCCCCGGCCGGGTCTTCGTCGGCCGCGTCCCCGAGTGGACGCCCGACGTgcgcctcttcaccgacaacgagTACCCGCGCGTCCGCTACGCGCAGCACTTCGACATCCGCGGCAGCGTCGCCATGCCGGTCTTCGAGCGCCGCACCGGCGCGTGCCTCGGCGTCGTCGAGCTCGTCATGACCACCCAGAAGATCAACTACAACGCCGAGATCGACAACATCTGCAACGCTCTCAAG GAGGTTGATCTCAGAGGTTCTGATGTTTCGAGCGATCCTCGCGCACAG GTGATCGATGCTTCCCACCGAGCAATTGTACCAGAGCTCGTTCATGTTCTCCGAGCTGTTTGCGAGACCCATAAGTTGCCACTGGCTCAGACATGGATACCCTGCGTCTGCCAGGCCAAAAGGGCGAGCCGCCACTCCGACGAAAAATACAAGTACTGTGTCTCCACCGTGGACGAGGCGTGTTATGTCCGCGATGCCGCTATGACTGGCTTTCACCAGGCTTGCTCTGAGCATCATCTGTTCAGGGGCGAGGGTGTTGTCGGCACGGCGCTCGGGACAAACGAGCCGTGTTTCTGCCCGGACATAACTGCCTACAGCAAGGTCCAATACCCTCTCTCGCATTATGCAAAACTTTTCGGCTTAAGGGCCGCGGTGGCAATTCGGCTGCGAAGCGTCAAGACCGGGAGTATGGATCTTATCTTGGAATTTTTCTTGCCAAGCAACTGCATAAATAGTGAAGAGCAAGGGAGCATGCTCAATTCTCTGTCCAATACCATACAACAAGCCTCCTGCACACTGCGAGTTGTCGGCGTGAAAGAACTGGCGAATGACGGATCGCCTGAATCTAGCTCGCCGACCCCCCCAGAAGTTTGTGACAAGCCTGCTGAAATCTTGGATGAGCTCCATACTAGTGGCATCAATATTCCTGCAAGGACAAGATCAGTGGATGCTTCTGAGGAGGTATCTTCATGGATTGCAAGCCTTGTGGATGTTCAGAATAGTGGGGCGCAGGGAGAAACAGATTGTGGCCTGCCATTTGGATTAAGGAAACAAGAGGATGAAGGGTTTAGTGTAACAGCTGGCTGGCCAACTTCACCGGTGCTAGTACCTGAAGATAAAAGTTTCTTTCCAGGGTTTACAAAGCATGAAGAATATGAGGTCAAGGGTTCACCTTTTTCCAGTGATCGAAGCCTCTCAAACTCGGACAAAGTAATAGAGAAGCGGCGAACCAAAATCGAGAAAACTGTGAGCCTGCAAGAACTTAGGAAGCATTTTGCTGGTAGTTTGAAAGAAGCTGCAAAGAATTTAGGAG TGTGCCCTACTACATTGAAGAGAATATGCAGACATCATGGAATTGATCGTTGGCCATCAAGGAAGATCAAGAAAGTTGGGCACTCTCTCAAGAAATTGCAAATGGTCATTGATTCAGTACATGGAGCTGAAGGAACAGTTCGGCTGAGTTCGCTCTATGAAAATTTCACCAAGACTACATGGTCAGAAAGGGAGTTGCAGGGAGATCTGAGTTATCCAGCATCAGAGCAAAAGGTTCAGCTGGAGCCTTCAGTTCCTGATCGACAGTGCGAGAGCAGATTCAGTCCGCATACCTCCGGCTCAAATTCCCTCTCCTCCACCTACAGCCAGAGCTCAAATTCTAGCCTTGGCTGTTCCAGCGAGCCAAAGCCTCAACAACAGCAAAGCAGCGCTCCTCAGCTTGCGGTGAAGCAGGAATTTTTCATGGAGGAGAATCAGAGCTCGACACAGATGAAAGCTGCGAGCCATGACGAACTGCGGTTATTTACTGAAGAGAAACCCGTCACCCTTTGTAGGTCTCAGAGTCACATGCTATTCAGTGAACACAAACCAATGGCAAACATGTCAGGCATGCAAGAAGCTAAGCCTGATTCTCTCAAGATAAAGGCCATGTATGGCGAGGAAAGATGCATATTCCGGCTTCAGCCGAGTTGGGGCTTTGAAAAGCTAAAGGAAGAAATCGCAAAGCGGTTCGGCATTTCTCAGGAAGTTTATGACCTCAAGTACTTGGATGATGAGTCGGAGTGGGTTCTTTTGACATGTGATGCAGACCTTCTGGAGTGTATCGATGTATACAAGTCATCAAGTGCTAAAACAGTCAGGATCTCTGTGAATCCTGCAGTTCAACCGATACTCCGTGGTTCCTTCGGTTAA